In one Nicotiana tomentosiformis chromosome 6, ASM39032v3, whole genome shotgun sequence genomic region, the following are encoded:
- the LOC104104125 gene encoding protein NRT1/ PTR FAMILY 2.11 isoform X1 — protein MEETDKGATKNVSKHRGIRAMPFVIGNETFEKLGTVGSSSNLLVYLTSIFHLKSITATNIINIFNGTCNFGTLLGAFLSDTYFGRYNTLGFASVSSFLGMLVLTLTAAVSKLHPPECGKDAPCVGPTAGQMTFLLGGFGLLVIGASGIRPCNLAFGADQFDPKTESGRRGISSFFNWYYFTYTFAVMVSLTVIVYVQSSISWSLGLAIPTTMMFLSCALFFVGTKIYVRIVPKGSPLSSVAQVLMAAFKKRQLQLPQQPRFSLFNYMPSNSLNSMLPYTDQFRFLSKAAVITQEDLINSVDGSAVNPWRLCSIQQVEEVKCLLRVIPIWVAGTIYYVSVVQSQNYVIFQAIQTDSQLGHINFHIPPASFIVISMLSITIWLPIYDRVLLPWLRKLTGKEDGITLLQKMGIGIFHSIITMIISGIVEDKRRTLAMTRQKLEMTQGKGAISSMSGLWLIPQMALSGLSEAFTLISENEFFYKQCPENMRSIAASFFFVGLAGSSYLSSFLSSVVHKSSNWLAEDLNKGRLDCFYYLIAALEILNLGYFLVCAKWYKYKGGGSDNQSNEPKE, from the exons ATGGAGGAGACGGACAAAGGAGCAACTAAAAATGTAAGTAAACACAGAGGAATCAGAGCCATGCCCTTTGTCATAG GGAATGAGACATTTGAGAAGCTAGGAACAGTTGGAAGCTCGTCAAATCTCTTGGTTTATCTAACCAGTATTTTTCATTTGAAGAGTATAACAGCTACTAATATTATCAACATCTTCAATGGAACTTGCAACTTTGGCACCTTGCTTGGAGCTTTTCTTTCTGATACTTACTTTGGCCGTTACAACACCCTTGGATTTGCCTCAGTGTCTTCTTTCTTG GGAATGCTTGTTCTGACCTTAACAGCAGCAGTCTCAAAGTTACATCCACCTGAATGTGGAAAAGATGCACCATGTGTTGGTCCAACAGCAGGGCAAATGACATTTTTACTAGGCGGATTCGGTTTACTAGTTATCGGTGCTTCAGGCATAAGGCCATGTAATTTGGCATTTGGAGCAGATCAATTTGATCCCAAAACGGAATCAGGAAGAAGAGGAATCAGCAGTTTCTTCAATTGGTACTACTTTACCTACACATTTGCTGTGATGGTGTCACTGACTGTCATTGTGTATGTTCAATCAAGTATCAGTTGGTCACTTGGATTGGCCATTCCTACAACTATGATGTTCCTTTCTTGCGCACTTTTCTTTGTGGGCACTAAAATTTATGTCAGGATTGTGCCAAAAGGTAGTCCTTTGTCAAGTGTGGCACAGGTTTTAATGGCTGCATTCAAGAAGAGGCAATTGCAGCTGCCACAACAACCTCGTTTCTCACTCTTCAACTACATGCCTTCTAATTCCTTGAATTCTATGCTTCCTTACACTGATCAGTTCCG attcttgagtaAAGCAGCAGTAATAACCCAAGAAGACCTGATAAACTCAGTAGATGGATCAGCAGTCAACCCCTGGAGACTTTGCAGCATTCAGCAAGTGGAAGAAGTAAAATGCTTATTGAGAGTAATCCCAATATGGGTTGCTGGAACTATCTATTATGTCTCTGTTGTCCAATCACAAAACTATGTTATATTCCAAGCCATTCAAACTGATAGTCAACTTGGCCACATCAATTTCCACATCCCACCAGCATCTTTCATTGTTATTTCCATGCTGAGTATAACCATTTGGCTACCTATCTACGATCGCGTTTTACTTCCATGGCTTCGGAAACTCACAG GGAAAGAAGATGGAATTACCCTTCTTCAGAAAATGGGAATTGGAATATTTCATTCTATCATCACAATGATCATATCAGGAATTGTTGAAGACAAAAGAAGAACCCTGGCAATGACTAGGCAAAAGTTAGAGATGACTCAGGGTAAAGGCGCAATTTCATCCATGTCAGGACTATGGTTAATACCTCAGATGGCATTATCAG GTCTTTCCGAGGCATTTACATTAATCAGCGAGAACGAGTTCTTCTACAAACAATGCCCAGAAAACATGAGGAGCATAGCAGCATCTTTCTTCTTTGTTGGATTGGCAGGGTCGAGTTATTTGAGCAGTTTCTTGTCATCAGTTGTTCATAAGTCATCAAATTGGTTGGCTGAAGATCTTAACAAGGGAAGATTAGACTGCTTTTATTACCTCATTGCAGCACTAGAGATTCTGAATTTGGGATATTTTCTTGTATGTGCAAAATGGTACAAGTACAAAGGTGGGGGAAGTGACAACCAATCGAATGAGCCAAAAGAATAA
- the LOC104104125 gene encoding protein NRT1/ PTR FAMILY 2.11 isoform X2: MLVLTLTAAVSKLHPPECGKDAPCVGPTAGQMTFLLGGFGLLVIGASGIRPCNLAFGADQFDPKTESGRRGISSFFNWYYFTYTFAVMVSLTVIVYVQSSISWSLGLAIPTTMMFLSCALFFVGTKIYVRIVPKGSPLSSVAQVLMAAFKKRQLQLPQQPRFSLFNYMPSNSLNSMLPYTDQFRFLSKAAVITQEDLINSVDGSAVNPWRLCSIQQVEEVKCLLRVIPIWVAGTIYYVSVVQSQNYVIFQAIQTDSQLGHINFHIPPASFIVISMLSITIWLPIYDRVLLPWLRKLTGKEDGITLLQKMGIGIFHSIITMIISGIVEDKRRTLAMTRQKLEMTQGKGAISSMSGLWLIPQMALSGLSEAFTLISENEFFYKQCPENMRSIAASFFFVGLAGSSYLSSFLSSVVHKSSNWLAEDLNKGRLDCFYYLIAALEILNLGYFLVCAKWYKYKGGGSDNQSNEPKE, from the exons ATGCTTGTTCTGACCTTAACAGCAGCAGTCTCAAAGTTACATCCACCTGAATGTGGAAAAGATGCACCATGTGTTGGTCCAACAGCAGGGCAAATGACATTTTTACTAGGCGGATTCGGTTTACTAGTTATCGGTGCTTCAGGCATAAGGCCATGTAATTTGGCATTTGGAGCAGATCAATTTGATCCCAAAACGGAATCAGGAAGAAGAGGAATCAGCAGTTTCTTCAATTGGTACTACTTTACCTACACATTTGCTGTGATGGTGTCACTGACTGTCATTGTGTATGTTCAATCAAGTATCAGTTGGTCACTTGGATTGGCCATTCCTACAACTATGATGTTCCTTTCTTGCGCACTTTTCTTTGTGGGCACTAAAATTTATGTCAGGATTGTGCCAAAAGGTAGTCCTTTGTCAAGTGTGGCACAGGTTTTAATGGCTGCATTCAAGAAGAGGCAATTGCAGCTGCCACAACAACCTCGTTTCTCACTCTTCAACTACATGCCTTCTAATTCCTTGAATTCTATGCTTCCTTACACTGATCAGTTCCG attcttgagtaAAGCAGCAGTAATAACCCAAGAAGACCTGATAAACTCAGTAGATGGATCAGCAGTCAACCCCTGGAGACTTTGCAGCATTCAGCAAGTGGAAGAAGTAAAATGCTTATTGAGAGTAATCCCAATATGGGTTGCTGGAACTATCTATTATGTCTCTGTTGTCCAATCACAAAACTATGTTATATTCCAAGCCATTCAAACTGATAGTCAACTTGGCCACATCAATTTCCACATCCCACCAGCATCTTTCATTGTTATTTCCATGCTGAGTATAACCATTTGGCTACCTATCTACGATCGCGTTTTACTTCCATGGCTTCGGAAACTCACAG GGAAAGAAGATGGAATTACCCTTCTTCAGAAAATGGGAATTGGAATATTTCATTCTATCATCACAATGATCATATCAGGAATTGTTGAAGACAAAAGAAGAACCCTGGCAATGACTAGGCAAAAGTTAGAGATGACTCAGGGTAAAGGCGCAATTTCATCCATGTCAGGACTATGGTTAATACCTCAGATGGCATTATCAG GTCTTTCCGAGGCATTTACATTAATCAGCGAGAACGAGTTCTTCTACAAACAATGCCCAGAAAACATGAGGAGCATAGCAGCATCTTTCTTCTTTGTTGGATTGGCAGGGTCGAGTTATTTGAGCAGTTTCTTGTCATCAGTTGTTCATAAGTCATCAAATTGGTTGGCTGAAGATCTTAACAAGGGAAGATTAGACTGCTTTTATTACCTCATTGCAGCACTAGAGATTCTGAATTTGGGATATTTTCTTGTATGTGCAAAATGGTACAAGTACAAAGGTGGGGGAAGTGACAACCAATCGAATGAGCCAAAAGAATAA